In the Grimontia kaedaensis genome, one interval contains:
- the rraA gene encoding ribonuclease E activity regulator RraA, giving the protein MEYNTSELCDMYLDQVDVLEPMMSSYGGRSSFGGQVTTIKCFEDNGLIREVAEQEGEGRVMLVDGGGSLRRALVDADIAAMAADNNWEGIVVYGCVRDVDTIDELDIGIQALASIPVGADSQSIGEVDVPVNFGGVTFLPEDHLYADTTGVILSQEAIDIE; this is encoded by the coding sequence ATGGAATACAATACCTCCGAACTGTGTGACATGTACCTGGATCAGGTTGATGTTCTTGAGCCGATGATGAGTTCATACGGTGGCCGCAGCTCTTTTGGTGGTCAGGTGACAACCATCAAGTGCTTTGAAGACAATGGACTGATTCGTGAAGTGGCCGAGCAGGAAGGCGAAGGCCGTGTAATGCTGGTAGACGGTGGCGGCTCACTGCGCCGTGCATTGGTTGATGCAGACATTGCAGCCATGGCTGCGGACAACAACTGGGAAGGCATTGTGGTGTATGGGTGTGTACGCGATGTCGATACCATTGACGAGCTGGATATCGGTATTCAAGCGCTGGCATCCATTCCGGTGGGAGCAGATAGCCAAAGTATTGGTGAAGTGGATGTGCCAGTGAATTTCGGTGGTGTGACTTTCTTGCCGGAAGACCACCTGTATGCAGACACCACAGGCGTTATCCTTTCTCAGGAAGCGATTGATATCGAGTAA
- the glpK gene encoding glycerol kinase GlpK, with the protein MSTEPKYIVALDQGTTSSRAVILDHDANIVTVAQREFTQIYPESGWVEHDPLEIFATQTSTLVEAMGKVGIRSDEIAAIGITNQRETTIVWNRHTGKPIYNAIVWQCRRTAPICEQLKADGYEEYIRDNTGLVVDPYFSGTKIKWILDHVDGAHELAKNGDLMFGTVDTWLIWKMTQGRVHVTDYTNASRTMLFNINSLEWDETLLKALDIPLSMMPEVKSSSEIYGQANLGGKGGTRVPIAGIAGDQQAALFGQMCVEAGQAKNTYGTGCFLLMNTGKEKVTSHNGLLTTLACGPKGEVAYALEGAVFMGGASIQWLRDEMKLITDASDSEYFATKVDTSNGVYVVPAFTGLGAPHWDPYARGAIVGLTRGVNSNHIIRATLESVAYQSLDVLTAMEADSGIKLDFLKVDGGAVANNFLMQFQSDVLNTEVQRPKVTEVTALGSAYLAGLAVGFWGSIDELKDKAQIDRVFTPCADDGKRERRHRGWQRAVECAKGWEQP; encoded by the coding sequence ATGAGCACCGAACCGAAATATATTGTCGCCCTCGATCAGGGAACCACCAGCTCAAGAGCCGTTATCCTTGACCACGATGCCAATATCGTGACGGTCGCCCAACGCGAATTCACCCAAATCTACCCTGAGTCCGGCTGGGTTGAGCATGACCCGTTGGAAATCTTCGCCACCCAGACCTCAACACTGGTTGAGGCCATGGGCAAAGTGGGAATACGCTCCGATGAAATCGCCGCCATTGGTATTACCAACCAGCGTGAAACCACCATTGTCTGGAATCGCCACACCGGAAAGCCAATTTATAACGCGATTGTTTGGCAGTGCCGCCGCACCGCACCGATTTGTGAGCAGCTTAAAGCCGACGGCTACGAAGAGTACATTCGTGACAATACTGGTTTGGTGGTAGATCCGTATTTCTCCGGTACAAAAATTAAATGGATTCTCGACCATGTTGATGGCGCGCATGAGCTCGCGAAAAACGGCGACCTGATGTTTGGCACTGTCGATACCTGGCTGATTTGGAAGATGACTCAAGGACGCGTCCACGTCACTGACTACACCAACGCCAGCCGTACCATGCTGTTTAATATTAACTCGCTCGAGTGGGATGAAACCCTGCTCAAAGCGCTGGATATTCCGCTCTCCATGATGCCGGAAGTGAAGTCATCTTCTGAGATCTATGGTCAGGCTAACCTCGGCGGTAAAGGCGGCACCCGCGTACCGATCGCCGGGATCGCAGGGGATCAGCAAGCCGCCCTGTTCGGTCAGATGTGTGTGGAAGCCGGTCAGGCGAAAAATACCTACGGCACTGGCTGTTTCCTTCTGATGAACACCGGCAAAGAGAAAGTCACCTCTCACAATGGTTTGCTGACGACGTTGGCCTGCGGGCCGAAAGGCGAAGTGGCTTATGCGCTGGAAGGTGCCGTGTTTATGGGCGGTGCGTCCATTCAATGGCTACGTGATGAAATGAAGCTCATTACAGACGCCAGCGATTCTGAATACTTCGCCACCAAGGTCGACACCAGCAATGGCGTTTATGTGGTACCCGCCTTTACCGGTTTGGGTGCGCCACATTGGGACCCGTACGCGCGCGGTGCCATCGTTGGCCTGACGCGGGGAGTGAATTCCAACCACATCATCCGCGCGACGCTGGAAAGTGTTGCCTACCAGTCTCTCGATGTACTGACCGCGATGGAAGCAGACTCCGGCATCAAACTCGATTTCCTGAAAGTCGACGGCGGCGCGGTGGCAAATAACTTCCTGATGCAGTTCCAGTCTGACGTTTTGAACACTGAAGTGCAGCGCCCGAAAGTCACCGAAGTGACTGCACTGGGTTCGGCCTACCTTGCTGGTCTTGCCGTGGGTTTCTGGGGCTCGATTGATGAGCTAAAAGACAAAGCCCAGATTGACCGTGTGTTTACACCATGCGCAGACGATGGCAAACGCGAACGCCGTCATCGCGGCTGGCAGAGGGCAGTCGAGTGCGCCAAAGGCTGGGAGCAGCCATAA
- the zapB gene encoding cell division protein ZapB has translation MSLEILEQLEAKVQMAVDTISLLQMEIEELKEKNETLSSESNTIREGREALEQENARLKADQEAWQQRIRSLLGKIEEVE, from the coding sequence ATGTCATTGGAAATTTTAGAGCAGCTTGAAGCCAAGGTTCAGATGGCAGTAGACACAATTTCTCTGCTGCAGATGGAAATCGAAGAACTGAAAGAGAAGAACGAAACACTGAGCAGTGAATCAAACACGATTCGTGAAGGCCGTGAAGCGCTGGAGCAGGAAAATGCTCGCCTGAAGGCGGATCAAGAAGCATGGCAACAACGTATTCGCAGCCTGCTTGGCAAAATCGAAGAAGTCGAATAA